One Candidatus Poribacteria bacterium DNA window includes the following coding sequences:
- the fdhD gene encoding formate dehydrogenase accessory sulfurtransferase FdhD, producing MQPTSTKLITRWTYAEPTQVKDELVVEEPLEIRVGQQSLIVVMRTPGHDFELAAGFLYTESLITSCDDIEIIAYCDEEISEEQSTGFSSLQNIVNVHLREALDLETQSGWQRNFHANASCGLCGKMTIESVKHQVPPLNSGLRVNQAVCYQLNDRLRTAQSVFERTGGLHAAGLFDETGELLIVREDIGRHNAVDKVIGHALLTDLLPLERHILMVSGRASFEIVQKALFARIPIVVAVSAASTLAVDLAQEGNLTLIGFMRGKSMAVYSCPERISSM from the coding sequence ATGCAACCGACATCCACAAAACTTATTACACGCTGGACTTATGCCGAACCGACTCAGGTCAAAGACGAGTTGGTTGTCGAAGAACCGCTTGAGATCCGGGTGGGGCAACAGAGTTTAATCGTTGTCATGCGGACCCCGGGACACGATTTTGAATTGGCGGCGGGTTTTCTCTACACGGAGAGCCTCATAACTTCCTGCGATGACATCGAAATTATCGCATATTGTGATGAAGAGATTTCTGAAGAACAGTCCACGGGTTTCTCGTCGCTACAGAACATTGTCAACGTCCATCTCAGGGAAGCACTTGACCTTGAGACGCAATCGGGGTGGCAACGGAATTTTCACGCGAATGCCAGCTGCGGACTCTGTGGCAAGATGACGATTGAGTCGGTTAAGCACCAAGTGCCTCCCTTGAATTCAGGGCTGCGCGTAAATCAAGCCGTCTGTTATCAGCTCAATGACCGGTTGAGAACGGCGCAATCTGTTTTTGAAAGGACGGGTGGACTTCACGCTGCTGGGTTGTTTGATGAGACGGGTGAACTCCTGATTGTCAGAGAGGACATAGGCAGACACAACGCCGTTGATAAAGTGATAGGGCATGCGTTGCTGACGGATCTCTTGCCACTGGAACGGCATATTTTGATGGTGAGCGGACGGGCGAGTTTTGAAATTGTCCAAAAAGCACTTTTTGCGCGTATTCCTATTGTTGTTGCTGTTTCTGCTGCATCTACACTCGCAGTTGACCTTGCACAAGAAGGAAACCTCACGCTAATCGGTTTCATGCGAGGCAAAAGTATGGCGGTCTACAGTTGTCCGGAGCGAATAAGTTCCATGTAG
- a CDS encoding VOC family protein produces MEGYYGIGEVFVKVADLERAAEFYRDLLGFEVVERNNRQLYIYLENGHLVLKEAGSPGHDAGGPMHFAFVTSTERIEQLVEQFAALPDRTRGPFDFDDPRGKCRAFFIFDPDGNEIEFNDLYCPDNPT; encoded by the coding sequence ATGGAAGGTTATTACGGCATTGGAGAGGTCTTCGTCAAAGTTGCTGACCTTGAACGCGCAGCGGAGTTTTATCGCGATCTGCTCGGATTTGAGGTCGTTGAACGCAACAATCGGCAACTTTATATCTACTTAGAAAATGGACACCTCGTCCTCAAAGAAGCCGGAAGTCCCGGACACGATGCAGGCGGACCGATGCATTTCGCCTTTGTGACAAGCACTGAACGAATTGAACAACTCGTTGAACAATTCGCTGCCTTGCCTGATCGGACGCGTGGACCCTTTGATTTCGACGATCCGCGCGGCAAATGCCGGGCTTTCTTCATTTTCGATCCGGACGGAAACGAAATTGAGTTTAACGACCTCTACTGTCCAGACAACCCGACTTAG
- a CDS encoding phytanoyl-CoA dioxygenase family protein, translated as MLTTSEINNFVENGYIIRPGALSETDIQTYRSAIDRILHKCRVEGLHADHLRYIDGERDDTWGVNNIFHPSIREQALVDSLAHPEILDVIEGLIGERLRYHLCTLLVSSERKPYHINWHRDSAPDGEVPLETLLSRLRSHVQLNGALYQDETLYIVPGSHRRELTDAERAVLQQTPKAAMPNQIAVKLEPGDIVFYNSSLLHKGYNPTGTQRQTLHYAVVVAPPESTPANPESPTSQEWLNEPTFLDNLSPRLKPLFDNWLKYG; from the coding sequence ATGCTAACCACTTCAGAGATTAACAACTTTGTTGAAAACGGCTATATCATTCGTCCGGGCGCGCTTTCCGAGACCGACATCCAGACCTACCGTAGTGCTATTGACCGGATACTCCACAAGTGCCGCGTTGAAGGTCTACACGCTGATCATCTGCGTTATATAGACGGAGAACGCGACGACACCTGGGGGGTTAATAATATCTTCCACCCAAGCATTCGCGAACAGGCACTTGTCGACTCGCTTGCACACCCAGAGATATTGGATGTTATTGAAGGACTTATCGGGGAAAGACTCAGGTATCACCTCTGCACCCTTCTCGTCAGTTCCGAGCGGAAACCGTATCACATCAACTGGCATCGGGATTCTGCACCCGATGGAGAGGTACCCCTTGAAACGCTTCTCAGTCGTCTCAGGAGTCACGTCCAACTCAACGGGGCACTCTATCAGGATGAAACACTTTACATCGTCCCGGGCAGCCACCGACGTGAACTCACAGACGCTGAACGCGCTGTTTTACAACAGACCCCTAAGGCAGCAATGCCGAATCAAATAGCAGTGAAGTTAGAACCGGGGGATATTGTCTTCTACAACTCAAGTCTGCTTCATAAAGGGTATAACCCAACTGGCACGCAACGGCAGACGCTACACTATGCGGTTGTTGTCGCCCCGCCGGAAAGCACGCCCGCCAACCCAGAGAGTCCAACGAGTCAGGAGTGGTTAAACGAACCGACGTTTTTGGACAATCTCTCACCACGGCTTAAACCGTTGTTCGATAATTGGTTGAAATATGGTTGA
- a CDS encoding sugar phosphate isomerase/epimerase yields MSDRIPIALQLYSVRDDCAGDLSLTLQAVAQMGYEGVEFAGYYDRTAEELRDMCDDLGLGVAGTHTGINTLLGDELAKTVEFNKILGNPYLIVPGLSGEYQGSPQAWRDTAKIFNDIAGKIADQGMATGYHNHTGEFEPMEDEIPWDIFGGNTRDDVVMQIDIGHALRAGADPVAAIERYPGRAKLVHLKEYSATNDEANVGEGDVPWEAVFHACETVGGTEWYIVEQERYAYPPLECVERCINSLRKMGKI; encoded by the coding sequence GTGAGCGATAGAATTCCGATTGCGTTACAGCTCTATTCTGTTAGAGACGATTGTGCTGGCGACCTATCTTTAACACTGCAAGCGGTCGCACAGATGGGTTATGAAGGCGTTGAGTTTGCGGGTTACTATGATCGGACTGCCGAAGAGTTGCGCGACATGTGCGATGATCTCGGATTAGGGGTCGCAGGGACACATACCGGGATCAACACACTTCTCGGTGACGAACTTGCGAAAACGGTTGAATTCAATAAAATTCTCGGCAACCCGTATCTGATTGTGCCGGGGTTATCTGGAGAATATCAGGGTTCTCCGCAGGCGTGGCGCGATACAGCAAAGATCTTCAACGACATCGCTGGAAAAATTGCGGATCAAGGGATGGCTACGGGGTACCACAACCACACGGGTGAATTTGAACCAATGGAAGACGAAATCCCGTGGGATATATTCGGCGGTAACACCCGTGACGATGTCGTGATGCAGATTGACATCGGTCACGCACTTCGTGCCGGTGCTGACCCTGTGGCGGCTATTGAACGCTATCCGGGCAGAGCGAAGTTGGTGCATCTTAAGGAATATTCCGCCACGAATGATGAGGCAAACGTCGGTGAAGGTGATGTCCCTTGGGAGGCTGTGTTCCACGCCTGTGAGACCGTCGGTGGGACTGAGTGGTACATTGTGGAGCAGGAGCGTTACGCCTATCCGCCCCTTGAATGTGTCGAACGTTGTATTAACAGTCTACGGAAAATGGGGAAAATTTAA
- a CDS encoding CRTAC1 family protein yields the protein MIVSPISPDKILLLLSSIVVCAILGTSTGYAVTFVEVAVESGIDFKHTDGESGKRLFNEQYGSGGGFFDYDNDGYLDIYLINARPQGEQADASLPTNVLYHNNGDGSFTDVTHLAGVGDTGYGVGATTGDYDNDGDLDLYLTNFGANVLYQNNGDGTFTAVAGAAGVADTGWGASCAFADFDNDGFLELYVTNYANYTLDAHKTCYRHDVPVYCGPSSYPPQPDVFYHNNGNGTFTDLTQQSGLISAPAAHGLGVAVGDADNDGDPDIYVANDQDFNFLFENRGDGTFEEIGLLSGVSCSDMGKAEAGMGVAFADYDNDGKLDLTVSNFQNETNTVYRNEGGNFFVDTTIIAGIAEHTHRYLGWGIGFLDYDNDGYKDIFVANGHTMDNIAEVDRSTTTPQQNLLFRNLGNGQFEDLTAQLGEGFARRKTSRAAAFGDYDNDGDIDILITNWNQTVDLLRNEGGNRNNWIQVQAIGTKSNRSAIGARLKVVAGELTQYAEVKSSGSYLAFSDLRVHFGLKDAEQVDLLEIRWPSGVIDTATNLPINQRFIAIEGDKIVPK from the coding sequence ATGATAGTCTCCCCTATAAGCCCTGATAAAATTCTATTACTTCTCTCTTCTATCGTCGTCTGTGCAATTCTCGGTACATCGACAGGGTACGCTGTTACCTTTGTTGAAGTGGCTGTGGAGTCAGGAATTGACTTCAAGCACACAGACGGTGAGAGCGGCAAACGCCTCTTTAACGAACAATACGGATCGGGTGGAGGCTTCTTTGACTACGACAATGATGGCTATCTCGACATCTACCTTATCAATGCCCGTCCGCAGGGAGAACAGGCGGACGCTTCGCTGCCCACCAACGTTCTCTACCACAACAACGGCGACGGTTCATTTACAGATGTCACCCATCTCGCAGGCGTTGGAGACACCGGCTACGGGGTCGGCGCAACAACTGGCGATTACGATAACGACGGCGACCTGGATCTCTACTTGACCAACTTCGGAGCCAACGTTCTTTATCAGAACAACGGCGACGGCACTTTCACCGCCGTTGCTGGAGCTGCAGGCGTTGCAGATACGGGGTGGGGAGCGAGTTGTGCATTCGCCGATTTTGATAACGACGGATTCCTTGAACTCTACGTGACCAATTATGCAAACTACACCCTCGACGCACACAAAACGTGTTATCGACACGATGTCCCCGTCTATTGCGGTCCCAGTTCTTATCCACCCCAGCCAGACGTATTTTATCACAATAACGGAAACGGGACTTTTACGGATTTAACCCAACAAAGCGGACTGATAAGTGCTCCCGCAGCACACGGTCTCGGCGTTGCCGTTGGAGATGCCGATAACGACGGCGACCCTGACATCTACGTCGCCAACGATCAGGATTTCAACTTCCTCTTTGAAAACCGCGGCGATGGCACTTTTGAAGAAATTGGACTCCTCTCCGGCGTGAGTTGCAGCGACATGGGGAAAGCAGAGGCAGGCATGGGGGTCGCCTTCGCAGATTACGACAACGACGGCAAATTGGATCTCACCGTCAGCAACTTTCAGAACGAGACAAACACCGTCTATCGCAATGAAGGTGGGAACTTTTTCGTTGATACCACGATTATCGCTGGCATCGCCGAACACACACACCGCTACCTCGGTTGGGGCATCGGTTTTCTCGACTACGACAACGACGGCTACAAAGACATCTTCGTCGCAAACGGACATACAATGGACAACATCGCCGAGGTCGATCGTTCCACGACGACACCACAGCAGAACCTACTTTTTCGGAATTTAGGGAACGGGCAATTTGAGGACCTCACGGCACAACTCGGAGAAGGTTTCGCACGCCGCAAAACAAGCCGCGCCGCTGCTTTTGGGGATTACGACAACGACGGTGACATCGATATCCTCATTACAAACTGGAATCAGACCGTTGACCTACTGAGAAATGAGGGTGGAAACCGAAACAACTGGATACAGGTCCAAGCGATCGGGACGAAAAGCAACCGTTCAGCGATTGGTGCGCGCCTCAAGGTTGTTGCGGGTGAACTCACGCAGTATGCGGAAGTCAAGAGCAGTGGGAGTTATCTCGCATTCAGCGACTTACGCGTCCATTTCGGACTGAAAGATGCTGAACAGGTAGACTTATTGGAGATTCGATGGCCCAGTGGCGTTATTGATACGGCGACCAATCTTCCAATAAACCAACGGTTCATCGCAATTGAAGGGGATAAAATCGTCCCTAAATAA
- a CDS encoding class I SAM-dependent methyltransferase, whose translation MLDAGTSRDTLDKTLLLWWEDFYLPIFKYIFPKMGQLEGKKVLELGTGTGGTATLLAKRGATVVGIDLLPFRLTEAKTRAADYGVAESVEFALMDAMHLAFPDNTFDFIISKSVLVFTAHTETAQECYRVLKPGGKAIFIENMRHHPAVWLYRKAFLKYSGKLHYFSLHDVEAVGAEFEKLEHREFHLSAVSALFWQQCISVPLFYRWTFRILKAMDTFLLKCLPFLKRFCWITAMICHKD comes from the coding sequence TTGCTTGACGCTGGGACCTCGCGAGACACTCTTGATAAAACGCTTTTACTCTGGTGGGAAGATTTTTATCTTCCCATCTTTAAGTACATTTTCCCAAAGATGGGACAGTTAGAAGGAAAGAAGGTCCTGGAGTTAGGCACTGGAACGGGTGGAACTGCGACATTGTTGGCGAAACGCGGGGCAACTGTCGTCGGCATAGACTTGCTTCCGTTTCGACTCACTGAAGCAAAGACGCGGGCAGCGGATTATGGGGTTGCCGAGTCGGTCGAGTTTGCACTCATGGATGCAATGCACCTCGCTTTTCCAGATAATACTTTCGACTTTATTATCTCGAAATCCGTGCTGGTGTTTACGGCGCACACGGAAACCGCTCAGGAGTGTTATCGCGTGCTCAAGCCAGGTGGGAAAGCGATTTTTATCGAGAATATGCGACATCATCCAGCCGTATGGCTCTATCGCAAAGCGTTTTTGAAATACTCCGGCAAGTTGCACTACTTTTCACTCCACGATGTTGAGGCAGTCGGTGCCGAGTTTGAGAAGTTAGAGCATCGTGAATTTCATCTCTCCGCAGTCAGCGCGCTGTTCTGGCAGCAATGCATTTCTGTTCCACTGTTTTATAGATGGACTTTCCGTATCCTCAAAGCGATGGATACATTTCTCCTCAAATGCCTCCCTTTTCTCAAGCGGTTCTGTTGGATCACAGCAATGATTTGTCATAAAGATTAG
- a CDS encoding zinc-binding dehydrogenase: MSRTGRAVVAHGQDFEIREYPVPDPEPNTVLLRQELAGICGTDLHNWQNGFQEEVLLGHENVGIVEAIGEGVETDYVGKPIKEGDRIIFAPGTSYGAYGFQWNPDEAPHFRGGFADYMYLVHPNTCFMKTDASPEVAVLTEPFTVGVHAAMRGQIKLGDTVVVQGSGAIGLVTLACAKLSGAAKAIMVGGPAGRLELAKRLGADVTIDIEKVPSVEERTEWVKAETPRKEGADVVFECAGFLPATPEGLGYTRRSGTFVEVGHFVDMGSIDFNINQLLMRKNLRVEAIWGSSYEHFVRGLPLLEQSNLPFADMISHQLPLSQVGDGFHALNGDYRIKGETAIKIAVKAEE; the protein is encoded by the coding sequence ATGAGTCGGACAGGAAGAGCCGTGGTTGCACACGGTCAAGATTTTGAAATTCGGGAGTATCCCGTCCCCGATCCCGAACCTAATACGGTGCTGCTCCGTCAGGAGTTAGCGGGTATCTGCGGAACCGACTTGCATAACTGGCAGAACGGTTTCCAAGAGGAAGTGCTGTTAGGACACGAAAACGTCGGTATCGTTGAGGCGATCGGTGAAGGGGTTGAGACGGATTATGTCGGAAAACCGATTAAAGAGGGGGATAGGATTATCTTCGCACCCGGAACGAGTTACGGTGCTTATGGGTTCCAGTGGAATCCGGACGAGGCACCGCATTTTCGCGGCGGGTTCGCCGATTATATGTATCTTGTCCATCCGAATACCTGCTTTATGAAAACCGACGCATCGCCTGAGGTTGCGGTCCTCACAGAGCCGTTTACTGTCGGTGTTCATGCAGCAATGCGCGGGCAAATAAAACTCGGCGATACCGTTGTTGTGCAGGGTTCGGGTGCGATCGGGCTTGTGACGCTCGCTTGTGCGAAATTGAGCGGTGCTGCAAAAGCGATTATGGTTGGGGGGCCTGCCGGACGTTTGGAACTCGCGAAACGCCTCGGTGCTGACGTAACAATCGATATTGAGAAAGTTCCCTCTGTCGAAGAACGGACGGAATGGGTCAAAGCGGAAACGCCGCGCAAAGAAGGGGCAGACGTTGTCTTTGAATGTGCCGGTTTCCTTCCAGCCACGCCAGAAGGTTTGGGATATACCCGCCGCAGCGGCACTTTTGTTGAGGTCGGTCACTTCGTGGATATGGGATCTATCGACTTCAACATTAACCAGTTACTGATGCGCAAAAACCTTCGGGTCGAGGCGATCTGGGGCAGCAGTTATGAGCACTTCGTCCGCGGTTTGCCGCTCCTTGAGCAGAGCAATCTCCCTTTTGCGGACATGATTAGCCATCAGCTGCCGCTCTCACAGGTCGGAGACGGTTTTCACGCACTCAATGGAGACTACCGTATCAAAGGTGAAACGGCGATTAAAATTGCGGTGAAGGCTGAGGAGTGA
- a CDS encoding tetratricopeptide repeat protein, with protein MLQQTLKKKTRPRKQKTYPLFTLIISVVLCIYQSPTYSQQYVVVDGENGDRLTGTWRGATETHFEIEYNGQVLRLPVAGYSLDFTSDTAHVPDRTAAKYFRNGLMLLELGLPEEAKGRFEAAIEELPKYPAAHYQLGLLHEADGDDASALERFRSVAILDAANYDLVPFFQAFGDTALASGAYAVTVDNYQLILTHYPEHPSVPALRYITGFLFVEELEDAAAGLPLLESAILQYPDRPEHEKAFFLIGKLQAEMGRLEDALHTLQGFVVRYPISEWVYEARLTRAEVNLKLGRISAAASEASLIYESSIDETVKERAKQILDRTRWTVYTDADGLPDNQIQAIANDETKLWIGTAKGLMLFETAYDKWIPIEDVPQLINSAVETVPDVRAIAVNAQEVWIGTRSQGAIHYNRLTGEIQAYSPLDGFPAWVRDIKMDETEIWFATDMGAIRRIRRSLDPPLVYNVPNSQLPADNLETLVLTPERVWCVSEDGIIGTFDREIEEWYTYHSTAIREGMTIVGIETAAEQLLLTWFNADEKSNGYFRADLDGRNGKSTTLHTGVDDENKLKNIYIQGTLDTSPVIEEPIIEEEVEESFAEETPEETEIVPEEVVEIEDPSEPEFFPEMMIEEEARPLPSTPEVPLVLWIATNDLFYTHHTRSGAWQDTTTPQIVSGELAIQSLVVANNRAWIATANGLATVSVQ; from the coding sequence ATGTTACAGCAGACATTGAAAAAAAAGACACGACCCAGAAAACAGAAAACTTACCCTCTATTTACGCTAATCATATCAGTCGTTCTATGCATCTATCAGTCCCCTACTTACAGTCAGCAGTACGTCGTCGTGGATGGGGAGAACGGCGATAGATTAACCGGCACTTGGCGTGGTGCCACCGAAACCCATTTTGAAATCGAGTATAATGGACAGGTGTTACGGCTTCCTGTGGCAGGTTATAGCCTTGATTTCACGTCAGACACTGCACACGTTCCAGATCGAACCGCTGCAAAGTATTTCCGTAACGGACTTATGCTTTTGGAGTTAGGACTCCCCGAAGAAGCGAAGGGGCGTTTTGAAGCCGCTATTGAGGAACTCCCAAAGTACCCCGCTGCGCACTATCAACTTGGTTTACTTCACGAAGCAGATGGCGACGATGCGAGCGCGCTGGAACGCTTCCGCTCTGTGGCGATCCTTGATGCCGCCAATTATGACCTCGTGCCATTCTTTCAGGCGTTCGGCGATACCGCACTCGCCAGTGGCGCGTATGCTGTAACTGTGGATAACTATCAGTTAATCCTAACCCATTACCCAGAACACCCATCCGTTCCCGCATTGCGTTATATTACCGGATTCCTATTCGTTGAAGAGTTAGAGGATGCAGCTGCAGGGTTGCCACTCCTTGAATCGGCAATCTTACAGTATCCGGACAGACCCGAACACGAAAAGGCGTTTTTCCTGATAGGAAAACTCCAAGCAGAAATGGGTCGTTTAGAAGATGCCCTTCACACTTTACAGGGATTTGTTGTCCGCTACCCAATAAGCGAATGGGTTTATGAGGCGCGCCTGACCCGTGCTGAGGTCAATTTAAAACTGGGTCGGATCTCAGCGGCTGCGAGTGAAGCGAGTCTCATCTACGAGTCAAGTATAGATGAGACTGTCAAGGAACGCGCGAAACAGATTCTTGATCGGACGCGGTGGACGGTTTACACAGACGCAGACGGGCTGCCAGACAACCAGATACAGGCTATCGCCAACGATGAAACAAAGTTGTGGATCGGCACTGCGAAAGGTCTGATGCTGTTTGAAACTGCTTATGATAAATGGATACCTATCGAAGATGTCCCCCAACTTATTAATAGTGCCGTCGAAACGGTTCCGGATGTTAGAGCTATCGCCGTCAACGCGCAAGAGGTGTGGATCGGCACGCGTTCGCAAGGCGCGATCCATTACAACAGGTTAACGGGCGAAATTCAGGCGTATTCACCTCTTGATGGATTCCCCGCTTGGGTCAGGGACATCAAGATGGACGAAACAGAGATCTGGTTCGCAACCGATATGGGTGCTATCCGCCGGATTCGCCGGAGTCTTGATCCGCCGCTTGTCTACAATGTCCCGAACAGCCAACTGCCAGCCGACAATCTGGAGACGTTGGTCCTGACACCTGAGAGGGTTTGGTGTGTCTCGGAAGATGGGATAATTGGGACATTTGATCGAGAGATAGAAGAGTGGTATACGTACCATTCAACAGCGATTCGAGAAGGTATGACAATCGTCGGGATTGAGACCGCAGCCGAGCAGCTCCTCCTTACATGGTTCAATGCTGATGAGAAGTCTAACGGTTATTTCCGGGCGGATTTGGATGGTCGAAACGGGAAATCGACGACGCTCCACACCGGCGTAGACGATGAAAACAAACTGAAGAACATTTATATTCAGGGAACTCTGGATACTTCGCCTGTTATCGAGGAGCCTATTATCGAAGAAGAGGTCGAGGAATCCTTTGCGGAAGAGACCCCAGAAGAGACTGAGATAGTGCCGGAGGAAGTCGTAGAAATAGAAGATCCGTCGGAACCCGAATTTTTTCCTGAAATGATGATAGAAGAAGAAGCGCGACCGCTACCGTCTACACCCGAAGTGCCGTTGGTGTTGTGGATAGCGACGAACGACCTGTTTTATACGCACCACACACGGTCTGGCGCGTGGCAGGATACGACGACCCCTCAAATCGTATCGGGTGAATTGGCAATTCAGTCGCTTGTTGTGGCGAATAATAGAGCATGGATAGCGACCGCCAACGGATTGGCAACCGTGAGTGTCCAATGA
- a CDS encoding Gfo/Idh/MocA family oxidoreductase, whose amino-acid sequence MSKTYRVGFASLVHDHVWGELRHWKAHPNVEIVAAGDVNAELRTQFSEESGVEKVYDSWQELLEKEELDIVQAAAANNAGADIVAAAAAKGVHVVSEKPMAARLSQADQMLAAAESAGIRLMVNWPTAWSPALNTAMDLIKDGRIGDIFYFKWRSAHNGPMEIGCSRYFYEWLYDEEKNGAGALMDYCCYCADMCAYLLGLPQQVTAFRGTFVKDYPVPDDNAVIVMKYGNAFGITEASWTQKVGYITPNPVVYGTEGALMVSGNEVHLHPAGGDAEVITPEALPEGRRNAAEYFIHCLETGEPIEGLCNAKVSRDAQEILEAGLVSADSGQVVNLPM is encoded by the coding sequence ATGTCAAAAACGTATCGCGTTGGCTTCGCATCTCTGGTGCATGACCACGTTTGGGGAGAACTCCGGCATTGGAAGGCACACCCAAACGTTGAAATCGTTGCAGCGGGCGATGTCAATGCGGAGTTACGCACACAATTCAGTGAGGAATCGGGTGTTGAGAAGGTCTACGACTCTTGGCAGGAGTTGTTAGAGAAAGAAGAGTTAGATATCGTCCAAGCAGCGGCGGCGAACAACGCCGGTGCAGATATTGTTGCGGCTGCGGCGGCGAAAGGTGTGCATGTCGTATCTGAGAAACCGATGGCAGCACGCCTTTCACAGGCAGATCAGATGCTGGCTGCTGCAGAGAGTGCCGGTATCCGACTCATGGTGAATTGGCCCACGGCATGGAGTCCAGCACTTAATACCGCAATGGATCTCATCAAAGACGGACGCATCGGAGATATTTTCTATTTCAAGTGGCGTTCTGCGCACAACGGACCGATGGAGATCGGTTGCTCCCGTTACTTCTACGAATGGCTCTACGATGAAGAGAAGAACGGTGCTGGCGCGCTGATGGATTACTGCTGTTATTGTGCCGATATGTGTGCCTATCTCCTCGGTTTGCCGCAACAGGTGACAGCCTTCCGTGGCACCTTCGTCAAAGACTATCCGGTACCCGATGATAACGCCGTTATCGTCATGAAATACGGGAACGCCTTCGGTATCACGGAAGCGTCTTGGACCCAGAAGGTCGGCTACATTACGCCGAACCCTGTGGTTTATGGGACGGAGGGTGCTTTGATGGTCAGTGGAAACGAAGTCCATCTCCATCCCGCAGGCGGTGATGCTGAAGTGATAACACCTGAAGCACTCCCAGAGGGGAGACGCAACGCTGCGGAATACTTCATTCATTGCTTGGAAACGGGTGAACCGATTGAAGGTCTTTGTAACGCCAAAGTGAGTCGGGATGCTCAAGAAATCCTCGAAGCAGGGCTCGTCTCGGCAGATAGTGGGCAGGTCGTGAACCTGCCGATGTAG
- a CDS encoding LamG domain-containing protein: MKHICLFFILALMVFVTNSHAELADGLVSVWNFDDGSANDSIGSNDGAFMNGASTTDAEFGMALNLENPENPATGENTGQYVEIPSSASLEQEDGVFSVSLWTYVRTGGGRDHSAMFWKGEKVGWGALFMVRMCTTNATNMTWGSCWEGSEGWFATDSVYAEEEWVHVAYVADGAEATAYVTSSVTGDTVVPASGQQNPRPIEPPLLTFSDQPVEIGVGRQVGGNLGNDNWLDAMIDEVYFWDRALSEDEVRELAGGALVGAVSVEAQGKLATTWAHIKKP; this comes from the coding sequence ATGAAACACATTTGTCTGTTTTTCATTTTAGCACTTATGGTATTCGTTACCAACAGTCACGCCGAACTCGCAGACGGCCTCGTCTCTGTTTGGAACTTTGACGATGGCTCAGCGAACGATTCTATCGGCAGTAACGATGGCGCATTCATGAATGGTGCCAGTACTACAGACGCAGAATTCGGTATGGCACTCAACCTTGAGAACCCAGAGAATCCAGCGACGGGTGAGAACACTGGGCAGTACGTCGAAATCCCATCATCCGCAAGCCTTGAACAAGAAGACGGAGTTTTTTCTGTCTCCTTGTGGACCTACGTCAGGACTGGTGGTGGTAGAGACCACTCTGCGATGTTCTGGAAAGGTGAAAAGGTCGGTTGGGGTGCCCTTTTCATGGTTCGGATGTGTACCACCAACGCCACTAACATGACCTGGGGAAGTTGCTGGGAAGGCTCTGAAGGTTGGTTCGCCACGGATAGCGTTTACGCCGAAGAAGAATGGGTACACGTCGCTTACGTCGCTGATGGCGCGGAAGCCACGGCGTATGTGACCTCCTCTGTTACTGGCGACACTGTTGTTCCCGCAAGCGGACAGCAGAACCCAAGACCCATTGAGCCACCACTGTTGACATTCTCAGACCAGCCGGTTGAAATTGGTGTCGGACGGCAGGTCGGTGGGAACCTCGGAAATGACAATTGGCTTGATGCTATGATTGATGAGGTCTACTTCTGGGATCGTGCCCTCAGTGAAGATGAAGTCCGGGAACTTGCGGGCGGCGCGCTTGTCGGTGCTGTCAGTGTCGAAGCACAAGGCAAACTCGCTACCACATGGGCGCACATTAAGAAACCCTAA